In Lepidochelys kempii isolate rLepKem1 chromosome 10, rLepKem1.hap2, whole genome shotgun sequence, a single window of DNA contains:
- the FOXB1 gene encoding forkhead box protein B1 — protein MPRPGRNTYSDQKPPYSYISLTAMAIQSSPEKMLPLSEIYKFIMDRFPYYRENTQRWQNSLRHNLSFNDCFIKIPRRPDQPGKGSFWALHPSCGDMFENGSFLRRRKRFKVLKSDHLAPSKPADAAQYLQQQAKLRLSALAAGGTHLPQMSTYSLGVSQPSGFKHPFAIENIIAREYKMPGGLAFSAMQPMPAAYPLPNQLTTVGSSIGTGWPHMYSPGMIDTATPISMASGDYSAYGVPLKPLCHGGQTLPAIPVPIKPTPAAVPALPALPAPIPTILSNSPPSLSPTSSQTATSQSSPATPSETLTSPASALHSVAVH, from the coding sequence ATGCCTCGCCCGGGCAGGAACACGTACAGCGACCAGAAGCCGCCCTACTCCTACATCTCGCTGACGGCCATGGCCATCCAGAGCTCGCCGGAGAAGATGCTGCCCCTGAGCGAGATCTACAAGTTCATCATGGACCGGTTCCCCTACTACCGGGAGAACACGCAGCGCTGGCAGAACTCCCTGCGCCACAACCTCTCCTTCAACGACTGCTTCATCAAGATCCCGCGCCGGCCCGACCAGCCGGGCAAGGGCAGCTTCTGGGCGCTGCACCCGAGCTGCGGCGACATGTTCGAGAACGGCAGCTTCCTGCGGCGCCGCAAGCGCTTCAAGGTGCTCAAGTCCGACCACCTGGCCCCCAGCAAGCCGGCGGACGCGGCCCAGTACCTGCAGCAGCAGGCCAAGCTGCGGCTCAGCGCCCTGGCGGCCGGCGGCACCCACCTGCCGCAGATGTCCACCTACAGCCTGGGGGTCTCCCAGCCCTCCGGCTTCAAGCACCCCTTCGCCATCGAGAACATCATCGCCCGCGAGTACAAGATGCCGGGCGGGCTGGCCTTCTCCGCCATGCAGCCCATGCCGGCCGCCTACCCGCTCCCCAACCAGTTGACTACGGTGGGCAGCTCCATTGGCACCGGCTGGCCCCACATGTACAGCCCCGGCATGATAGACACGGCCACCCCCATCTCCATGGCCAGCGGCGATTACAGTGCCTACGGCGTGCCCCTCAAGCCCCTGTGCCACGGGGGCCAGACTTTGCCAGCCATCCCGGTGCCCATCAAACCCACCCCGGCGGCGGTGCCGGCCCTGCCGGCCCTGCCGGCGCCCATCCCCACCATCCTCTCGAACTCGCCCCCCTCGCTGAGCCCGACCTCTTCCCAAACAGCCACCAGCCAAAGCAGCCCCGCGACGCCCAGCGAGACCCTGACCAGCCCCGCCTCGGCCCTGCACTCGGTAGCCGTGCACTGA